AAAATAATAGTTAACGGACAGATTAATTTTTGACATTTGTCTCGTTAATAAATTATTTTCCAATTCTAAACTTAAATCTAATGTTGATACTATATAATTACAACGGCTCGCATTAACTGCATTTTCCAATTCTTTTGAGTTAAGATTACCTTCTAAAGGTATCGGTATACAATTATTCTCCCAAAGAGCAAGCCAAATGGTTATAAAAACAACTGGATCATGAATCAAAAGTAACACTTTAGGGTTCCTTACCTGGAATTTCAAACAAAATTCATCTGACCATTGTTTGATATTACTCTGAAGTTGATGATACGTAATACTTTGCTCTCCATATTCGATTGCAATTTTTTTTGAATTTTCATTAAATGATTTCTTGAATACCTGAGGTAAAGATTTATTATACATATTTTCCCCTCATCCTTTTCAAACTATATTATTTAATTACGATAGAATCTGCACTTTTTTTCTTCTAAATTCCATATAGAATTTCATCCAAATCTTCTCAAGTTGCATGAAACCGCTGTCTAGAAGTTCTTCCCATCTATCTCCGAGTTCCGTGATTGATTGATCCGATTTATTAGTTTCAACACTCTCTATTAATTTTATAAATAAATCATACTGCTTTTTTCCCAACTCACTCTTAACCTGTTCATATAATTCTTTGTAGCGATTCATACTATCATCTATTAACTGAAGCATTTTGTCTTCATCTTTCCAGACATCATACAATAGAATCTCAAGTTTAATTTTTTCATTCGTATTTGCATATGACATACTTGATGTACTTGTACCTATTTTTCTTAGAATATGATTGATTCGCTCTATATTGCCGTTAGCATATGCATATTCATAGAGATAACCCTTTTCTTCAGGTCCAATTAATAATCCATCCCGCACAACATCTGTAAATAATCTTGTATCTGGCCACAAATCCAAGGTCTGCCACCATGACTGTGGATGATATGCCATGCCCACTTCCAACAGCATTGAAGCATTTTGTTTTAGCTCATCCAATGTTGTATATGGATGAAACATAATCAAAAATCCAAATACATTAATATCACTCCTTTTAAATAGATTATATGCCATATAATTATCCTTAGACGTGGCTCTTTTATTAAATAACTCCAACGTTTCTGTTTTACTACTTTCATATCCTATACTGACCTCATATAAGCCTACACTCTTTAAATCCAGAATTAATTCCCAATCCTTCTCACTCCATGATTCCGCCCTTGTGAAACAAGTAAAAGGAATTTTAATGTTTTCAGCCTTCAGTAAACGAACAAGCTCCTTTAGTCTTAACTTTTCTTCAGGATCCGGGTCTTCAATTGAACTGTCTACAATCATATAAAATATCCGTTTATCAGAAAAAGACCTTATTAAATGCTTTATTTCATCAACAATATTTTGGGGACTCCTTCCCCTCCACCCCTCTACTTTCTTTCCTTTATAATACCGATTAGCTACGCAAAATGCACAACTTCCCATACAGCCTCTAGATGTTGATATACCCGGGAATACATAATTTGATTTTTGGGATTTTTCAAATATACCATCAAGTGCCGGAAACGGCAGTTGATCCAAATCCTTAATTAACTTCCTGTTGGAATTTCGTATGATTTTATCATTCACTCTGTATGAAATACCCTCACAGTTTTCAAGACCTTCATCATTTTCAATTAAATCACAAAGTTCTAATAGTGTCTCTTCTCCTTCACCATTTATAACTATGTCTATACTTTTTTCTCTTTTTAACAAAGCACCAGTATGTAGAGTAGCAGTATGACCACCTAAAAATATCTTAATTTGTTTGTTAACGATTTTTAGTTTTCTAGTCAATTCGAATATTGAGTCCTCATTTTCACGGTAAAAACTAATACCGACCAAATCCGGCTGAACACTTACTATTTTATCCAGGATAGTATCTGTATTATCTTCCTCAAATATATAATTCCACACCTGATAGCCAGCTTCCCTTAAAACAGATGTTAAATAATCAAGCCCCAATGTAAATTTATAAATTGTAATACTTTTACGGATTTCAAGAAGTACTATCTTTACATTTTTACTCATATGCCTTCTCGTATAGTCCAATTATCCTCTTAAGAGGGTGTTTGGATTATTCTCCTTCCTCCCAACTTTTTTTTAAAAAATAAAATAAATATATTGCTAAGTAGTCAGCTTATCATGTCTTTAATCGGAATCGATACCAGGCATGAACAGATAATTATTAGTGCGTTGCCTTTTTCATCAGTACACTAAAGATAGATTTCATTTCTACTTCTTCAAAAATACTTTGTTTCATTTCAACAATTGTAAAATGTCTACTAATAAAATTATTCAATTCATTTTCCGAATAGTAATAGGACAAAACATCCTCTGTAAGATGAAAATTATCATTAGTAGCATATTTTAAAAAGAGTAACCCTTCCTCTTTGAGCAAAGATTTTACCTTTTCGGCATATCTTTCGTAATGAGGCTTTCCAAGTGCATGTAAACACCCTCTATCAAAAATATAATCAAATTTTTTATTTAATCCTGTATTCAGAATATCATCCTGTAGAAAATGCACATTGGTATTTCTTTTTGCAGTTTCTTCAAATGCGGCGTATACTAAATCTGTAGCAGTCACATCAAAACCCAGCTCGAACAATTTCACTGCTTGTGTACCTGATCCAGTTCCCAAATCTAGAAAAGATCCACTACTTAAATTATTTTTCTGTAGATAGGCCAACAAATCCATGTCTAAAGTATCAATTGTCCAAGGCATATTTCGAGAATCTTCAAGCAAATAACCGATTTCATAACCAACATCCTTTAAATCAATGGTATGTATTTTTATCTCTAATTTTCTGCATAGAATAGTAACTCTTTTTATTTCTTGCAATGGTACACGGTTGGTATAACCACTGATAATAAATATAACCTTTATCTTGTTTTTCTCATTCTTGGTTATATTTTCCATATCTTTTATAATATTAGTTGATCCGGTTAGAAAAACAACTATTTGAGGTTGCTCGCCATCAGGCACTTTTTGAAAGAAATCGGCTGCTGATTCATTGACTAATTTATAATCTATCAAATCTTTCTCATCAATTGCTTCTTTCCATCCACCAACTATATCTATGTCTTTTCCATTTATATCAAATAGTTTTTTTATTCCCTTATAATTATTACTGTTCCAACCACCAATCGCCACCTTGTCACCATTCTTAATCTCTATAAAAGCTTTAGCTGACATTATATTACATTCACCTCCTCTCCTACAATAACAGTGGATACAGTCGTACACTTATAATATCTTAATCCCCTTTCTCATCAATTTTAGTCTTGAACTCATCCACTGCTGCTCCAACCTTACCTGATTATCGCTAAGCAGAGTATCCCACTCTTTTACTATGTTATCGCCGATATGGCTCAAAGTATCGTTTTCGGCAGCATCAATTAACGTATTAAAGGTTTCATAAAGTCTTTTTCCTACTGCATCTGCCATTTCATGGTATCTAGTTTTATATTCACGCATCTCATCTGATATTTTTTCAAA
The nucleotide sequence above comes from Anaerocolumna cellulosilytica. Encoded proteins:
- a CDS encoding B12-binding domain-containing radical SAM protein encodes the protein MSKNVKIVLLEIRKSITIYKFTLGLDYLTSVLREAGYQVWNYIFEEDNTDTILDKIVSVQPDLVGISFYRENEDSIFELTRKLKIVNKQIKIFLGGHTATLHTGALLKREKSIDIVINGEGEETLLELCDLIENDEGLENCEGISYRVNDKIIRNSNRKLIKDLDQLPFPALDGIFEKSQKSNYVFPGISTSRGCMGSCAFCVANRYYKGKKVEGWRGRSPQNIVDEIKHLIRSFSDKRIFYMIVDSSIEDPDPEEKLRLKELVRLLKAENIKIPFTCFTRAESWSEKDWELILDLKSVGLYEVSIGYESSKTETLELFNKRATSKDNYMAYNLFKRSDINVFGFLIMFHPYTTLDELKQNASMLLEVGMAYHPQSWWQTLDLWPDTRLFTDVVRDGLLIGPEEKGYLYEYAYANGNIERINHILRKIGTSTSSMSYANTNEKIKLEILLYDVWKDEDKMLQLIDDSMNRYKELYEQVKSELGKKQYDLFIKLIESVETNKSDQSITELGDRWEELLDSGFMQLEKIWMKFYMEFRRKKVQILS
- a CDS encoding class I SAM-dependent methyltransferase, giving the protein MSAKAFIEIKNGDKVAIGGWNSNNYKGIKKLFDINGKDIDIVGGWKEAIDEKDLIDYKLVNESAADFFQKVPDGEQPQIVVFLTGSTNIIKDMENITKNEKNKIKVIFIISGYTNRVPLQEIKRVTILCRKLEIKIHTIDLKDVGYEIGYLLEDSRNMPWTIDTLDMDLLAYLQKNNLSSGSFLDLGTGSGTQAVKLFELGFDVTATDLVYAAFEETAKRNTNVHFLQDDILNTGLNKKFDYIFDRGCLHALGKPHYERYAEKVKSLLKEEGLLFLKYATNDNFHLTEDVLSYYYSENELNNFISRHFTIVEMKQSIFEEVEMKSIFSVLMKKATH